A section of the Desertifilum tharense IPPAS B-1220 genome encodes:
- a CDS encoding O-antigen ligase — protein MPEKALSFSENLPQNRKKSRFVIKIESLAFWFWFFLSIEGCLTFVFFQSKPALGTAVSYLPPISLAGFLLSSLLIGGRLRNPEIFQSFAAKCLLLLTGWAGLSLFWTGASPRFSAMGYWLTLTLKIAVVILTFLRADIDKVAIKSLQGLAWGGLVYALVPFLFNARTVEGRLGHELFLHPNDIGNRMAINCLCTMFLALESWGTTKQQKTYLYLLMFQLFTLLTSLSKTSIAAFLISALIYIFCSKISIKKKLMTLGGTSLLLAASLPTLGKYLNEYLNEQQGGEALTTASGRTVLWEIAWEMIQENPVWGYGYQSYRDVAPQVIAIRLVHPHNEWLNVWFNLGGVGLILGILTYLAYIGLIWRAKQAQLPQSILGLSLLIYVLIRGLTEANVPDFLVYPSVLMMLLIGWMTPRKAVRLGKNDD, from the coding sequence ATGCCCGAAAAAGCCTTGTCTTTTAGCGAAAATTTGCCCCAGAATCGGAAGAAATCAAGATTTGTTATCAAAATTGAAAGCCTAGCTTTTTGGTTTTGGTTCTTCTTGAGTATTGAAGGCTGTTTAACCTTTGTTTTCTTTCAAAGCAAACCTGCATTAGGAACAGCCGTTAGTTATTTACCCCCTATTAGTTTAGCGGGTTTTCTCCTATCGAGCTTATTAATCGGCGGACGATTGCGAAATCCAGAAATTTTTCAATCCTTTGCTGCTAAATGTTTATTGCTATTGACGGGATGGGCGGGATTGTCGCTATTTTGGACAGGTGCAAGTCCTCGTTTCTCTGCAATGGGTTATTGGCTAACCTTGACATTAAAAATTGCGGTAGTTATTTTAACTTTTCTGCGGGCTGATATCGATAAAGTCGCAATAAAATCCTTACAAGGACTTGCTTGGGGAGGTCTGGTTTATGCTTTAGTTCCTTTCCTGTTTAATGCTAGAACAGTGGAAGGACGTTTAGGACATGAACTCTTCTTACATCCGAATGATATTGGCAACCGCATGGCTATAAATTGCCTATGTACGATGTTTTTGGCGTTAGAAAGTTGGGGAACGACCAAACAACAGAAAACCTATTTATATTTATTGATGTTTCAGCTTTTTACGTTATTAACGAGCTTGAGTAAAACATCGATAGCCGCTTTCTTGATTTCGGCTTTAATTTATATTTTTTGCAGTAAAATTAGCATCAAAAAAAAGCTAATGACCTTGGGAGGAACTAGCTTACTTCTAGCCGCCTCATTACCCACTTTGGGGAAATATCTCAACGAATATTTAAACGAACAACAGGGAGGAGAAGCCCTGACAACCGCATCAGGGCGAACAGTTTTATGGGAAATTGCCTGGGAAATGATTCAAGAAAATCCTGTTTGGGGATATGGCTATCAATCCTACCGCGATGTTGCTCCGCAAGTGATTGCCATTCGCCTCGTGCATCCCCACAATGAATGGTTAAATGTTTGGTTTAATTTAGGGGGCGTGGGTCTAATTTTAGGCATCCTCACCTATCTCGCTTACATTGGCTTAATTTGGCGAGCAAAGCAAGCTCAGTTACCGCAATCTATTTTAGGGCTTTCCTTACTAATTTACGTTTTAATTCGCGGGTTGACTGAAGCGAATGTTCCCGATTTTTTAGTCTATCCCTCTGTTTTAATGATGCTCCTCATTGGCTGGATGACTCCTCGAAAAGCAGTGCGTTTAGGAAAAAATGATGATTAA
- a CDS encoding lipopolysaccharide biosynthesis protein gives MQHLRRFWQRSSHVKWVLADQIIVSGMNFLTGILLARFLGLEGYGQFVLLYAIFLYANTFQVALIVAPMMSIAPQMQLGEPRLQYMKGTLTLQIGFTLLLCLGLLVLGQFADVYFPRWNLPLYQFPLIASIFSFQLQDWLRRYYFIYQKGKSVFFNDSISYGGQVIVLWILHHLNQFTIERVFWGIACTSALAFGVGALIEKFSLNLTDARQAFQKSWHTGRNLLVAGQIHWLGSQGILILGASFLGTRAAGGIRAAQNIVGPFNILFQAMDNFIPVQAARQYAEKQLIGLVQYMQKVCLGGGLLIALPCAIIAALSPWIMEFAYGVEYREFAPLVIWQLAAAFAVFYQLQGFYFYRTIHQTRIIIWNTIISTTAALLFTYVLGQYFQEIGIAIALFIGQLSGLIFFAIAISHFLKKTLNSTSAPTLNS, from the coding sequence ATGCAACATTTGCGAAGATTTTGGCAGCGATCCTCTCATGTGAAATGGGTACTTGCCGATCAAATCATTGTCAGCGGCATGAATTTTTTAACCGGCATTCTTCTAGCGCGTTTCTTGGGTTTAGAAGGATACGGACAATTTGTTTTACTCTATGCTATTTTCCTCTATGCTAATACCTTTCAAGTGGCTTTAATTGTTGCTCCAATGATGAGCATCGCGCCACAAATGCAGTTAGGAGAACCACGCCTTCAGTATATGAAAGGTACTCTAACATTGCAGATTGGGTTTACGCTGCTTCTGTGTTTGGGATTGCTCGTCTTAGGACAATTTGCCGATGTTTATTTTCCCCGATGGAACTTACCGCTTTATCAGTTTCCTCTAATTGCGAGTATCTTCAGCTTTCAACTCCAGGACTGGTTAAGACGATATTATTTTATTTATCAAAAAGGCAAATCAGTATTTTTTAATGACTCGATTAGTTATGGCGGACAAGTTATTGTTTTATGGATTTTACATCACCTCAACCAATTCACCATCGAGCGCGTTTTTTGGGGAATTGCTTGTACTTCTGCCCTCGCCTTTGGAGTGGGTGCATTAATCGAAAAATTTTCTCTCAATCTAACCGATGCCCGTCAAGCATTTCAGAAAAGTTGGCATACTGGACGCAACCTGCTAGTGGCTGGACAGATACACTGGCTCGGTTCTCAGGGGATTTTAATATTAGGAGCAAGCTTTCTGGGAACGCGGGCAGCCGGGGGAATTCGCGCCGCTCAAAATATTGTCGGCCCGTTTAATATTTTGTTTCAGGCAATGGATAACTTTATTCCCGTTCAAGCGGCTCGTCAATATGCTGAAAAGCAGCTTATTGGCTTAGTGCAATACATGCAAAAAGTTTGCCTAGGTGGAGGACTGCTTATTGCTCTACCTTGCGCCATCATAGCCGCACTCTCTCCTTGGATTATGGAATTTGCCTATGGGGTAGAATATCGAGAGTTTGCGCCTCTGGTGATTTGGCAACTCGCGGCAGCTTTTGCGGTATTTTACCAGCTTCAGGGTTTTTACTTTTATCGCACGATTCACCAAACCCGCATTATTATTTGGAATACGATTATTTCAACGACAGCCGCCCTATTGTTTACTTATGTTCTGGGACAATACTTTCAGGAAATTGGAATTGCGATCGCGCTTTTCATCGGTCAGCTATCGGGCTTGATATTTTTTGCGATCGCCATTTCTCATTTTCTCAAAAAAACGCTAAACTCCACTTCAGCCCCAACTCTAAATTCATGA
- a CDS encoding DUF1350 family protein: MDWQEVAGNWVIIPRHPIAIVHFLGGAFVATAPQLTYRWLLEQLAHQGYAIIATPFVNTLDHGAIARSVLNSFETALDRLQATAAMRRRYLPIYGLGHSMGCKLHLLINSLFEVERAGNILISYNNYPASQAIPFIQQFNINPAFNVEFTPGPIETNTLIAESYPIRRNLLVKFTNDTIDQTTNLFEILQYRYTNMVSLQILPGSHVTPLGQDIAWATGREFTAFDALGQWVKQEFLYREQLQLKKEILRWLNPALPG, from the coding sequence ATGGATTGGCAGGAAGTTGCAGGAAACTGGGTGATTATTCCCCGTCACCCCATTGCGATCGTACATTTTTTAGGGGGCGCTTTTGTGGCCACAGCCCCCCAACTGACCTATCGGTGGTTGTTGGAACAGTTAGCCCATCAAGGTTACGCGATAATTGCGACGCCGTTTGTCAATACCCTCGATCATGGCGCGATCGCCCGGTCGGTGTTAAATAGTTTTGAAACCGCCTTAGACCGCTTACAAGCCACCGCAGCGATGCGACGGCGCTATCTCCCAATTTATGGTTTGGGTCATAGTATGGGCTGCAAGCTACACTTGCTGATTAACAGCCTGTTTGAGGTGGAACGGGCGGGCAATATTCTGATTTCTTATAATAATTACCCCGCGAGTCAGGCGATTCCTTTTATCCAGCAGTTCAATATTAATCCGGCTTTTAATGTGGAATTTACGCCAGGGCCGATAGAAACGAATACGCTGATTGCCGAATCGTACCCCATTCGCCGCAATCTGTTGGTGAAGTTTACCAACGATACCATTGACCAAACCACCAATCTTTTTGAAATTTTGCAATACCGCTATACCAATATGGTGAGTTTGCAAATTTTACCGGGAAGCCATGTGACGCCCTTGGGACAAGATATCGCCTGGGCAACGGGTCGAGAGTTTACGGCATTTGATGCCCTCGGACAATGGGTTAAGCAAGAGTTTCTCTACCGCGAACAACTGCAACTCAAGAAAGAAATTCTCCGCTGGTTAAATCCGGCCCTTCCAGGGTAA
- a CDS encoding polysaccharide biosynthesis tyrosine autokinase, with protein sequence MTHLEDSDAIDLKQYGLVFKRRFFPAAIVFCAAIGATAAITFLQKPTYQAQGELLFKKNNVTTNVTVVGKEVPEIHSPPTNPLDTEVAIVRSVATSEGVMQALDLRDEEGQPLKRKDFLRRLSISTLKDTDVLQISFKSNDPQEAVDVVNRLMQFYQENDIQTNRAQAAAVRRFIEEQLPKSEFTVQEAEANLRVFKENNRIVALDQEASATVTLLGGLEGEITQAKVALNSANTRVAALRSQTGIDSQQAIALSALSQSEGVQKAIAELQAIENRLELERSRFLDEAPIIIDLETKQARLRGVLERRIIEVLGNSPGAIAPGNLQMGQLQLDLMQQLVNSEVDRLVVNSQLNELLNEYAIHKQRANALPRLQESQRDLERQVEVAQSTYQTLLTRLQEVRIAEEQNIGNVRVIQAAVFPERPIAPQKKINFGLGGVVGIFLAVVTALVLDAKDTRIKTVREAREYLGYTLLGIIPNFEKIDKGLSYGKDGERVKAKLPVKDAPRSLISESYRMLYANLKFLGSDRQVRVIAVTSAIPKEGKSTVSANLALAIAQLGFRVLLVDADMRHPSQQAFWDTPKTVGLSNIIVEQVDPHEAIAEVMPHLFVLTAGSLPPNPLALLNSRRMAALIEDCAQTYDFVILDTPPLSAAADARILSAMTDGMLIVVQPQLVDAASAIAAKELLAQSGQNVLGMVINSVSPDNEPDSYFYAKEYPMGVDYPSPTSSNSRLKGMKL encoded by the coding sequence ATGACACATCTTGAAGACTCGGATGCAATAGACTTAAAGCAATATGGATTAGTCTTTAAGCGGCGCTTCTTCCCCGCTGCGATTGTTTTTTGTGCAGCAATTGGGGCAACAGCGGCAATTACTTTTTTACAAAAGCCAACTTATCAAGCCCAAGGCGAACTTTTATTTAAGAAAAATAATGTCACCACTAATGTGACTGTAGTCGGTAAAGAAGTTCCCGAAATTCATTCGCCGCCCACAAATCCTTTAGATACTGAAGTGGCAATTGTGCGTTCTGTAGCGACTTCGGAAGGGGTAATGCAAGCCCTGGATCTCAGAGATGAAGAAGGTCAACCGCTGAAACGCAAAGACTTTTTAAGACGCTTGTCTATTTCGACCTTAAAGGATACCGATGTCTTGCAAATCTCCTTTAAAAGTAACGATCCTCAAGAAGCGGTAGATGTCGTTAACCGCTTAATGCAATTTTATCAAGAAAACGACATTCAAACCAATCGCGCTCAAGCAGCAGCCGTGCGGCGGTTTATTGAAGAACAACTGCCTAAAAGTGAATTTACCGTTCAAGAAGCTGAGGCAAATTTACGCGTTTTTAAAGAAAATAATCGAATTGTAGCGCTCGATCAAGAAGCGAGTGCAACCGTTACCCTTCTAGGGGGACTCGAAGGCGAGATTACTCAGGCAAAAGTTGCTTTAAACAGTGCCAATACTCGCGTAGCTGCGCTGCGGAGTCAAACGGGGATTGATAGCCAGCAAGCAATAGCGCTGAGTGCCTTAAGTCAATCTGAAGGGGTACAAAAGGCGATCGCGGAATTACAAGCCATTGAAAACCGCCTAGAATTAGAACGGAGTCGCTTTCTAGATGAAGCCCCGATTATTATCGATCTCGAAACCAAGCAAGCCCGCCTGAGAGGAGTTTTAGAAAGGCGGATTATTGAGGTTTTAGGGAATTCCCCAGGCGCGATCGCTCCAGGGAATTTGCAAATGGGACAATTGCAACTCGACCTCATGCAACAGTTAGTCAATTCTGAGGTTGACCGCTTGGTGGTGAATAGTCAACTTAACGAATTGCTCAACGAGTATGCAATTCACAAACAACGGGCGAATGCGTTACCCCGATTGCAAGAATCCCAAAGAGATTTAGAACGTCAAGTGGAGGTGGCGCAGTCTACCTATCAAACCCTATTGACGCGATTGCAAGAAGTACGGATTGCTGAGGAACAAAATATTGGGAATGTCCGCGTCATTCAAGCGGCGGTATTTCCTGAAAGACCGATTGCTCCCCAGAAGAAAATTAACTTTGGTTTGGGTGGAGTGGTGGGGATCTTTTTAGCGGTTGTCACTGCGTTGGTGTTGGATGCGAAGGATACTCGCATTAAAACGGTACGCGAGGCGCGAGAGTATTTGGGCTATACGCTATTGGGGATTATTCCCAATTTTGAGAAGATTGATAAGGGCTTGTCCTATGGTAAGGATGGGGAACGGGTGAAGGCGAAACTGCCGGTGAAGGATGCGCCGCGATCGCTAATTAGCGAATCCTACCGGATGTTATACGCCAACCTCAAGTTTCTGGGTTCAGACCGTCAGGTTCGGGTGATTGCAGTGACGAGTGCTATCCCCAAGGAAGGGAAATCGACGGTTTCGGCGAATTTAGCCTTGGCTATTGCTCAATTAGGGTTCCGAGTCTTGCTGGTGGATGCTGATATGCGCCACCCTTCCCAACAAGCGTTTTGGGATACTCCGAAAACGGTGGGATTGAGCAATATTATTGTAGAGCAGGTCGATCCCCACGAGGCGATCGCGGAAGTGATGCCCCATCTATTTGTGCTAACTGCCGGATCGTTACCCCCCAACCCTCTCGCTTTGCTGAACTCGCGCCGGATGGCGGCGTTGATTGAGGATTGCGCTCAAACCTACGATTTTGTAATTTTAGATACACCTCCTTTGAGCGCGGCGGCGGATGCCCGGATTTTGTCGGCCATGACGGATGGCATGTTAATTGTGGTACAGCCGCAACTGGTGGATGCAGCTAGCGCGATCGCCGCTAAGGAATTACTCGCCCAATCCGGTCAAAATGTTTTAGGGATGGTGATTAATAGCGTGAGTCCGGATAATGAACCCGACAGCTATTTCTACGCCAAAGAGTATCCAATGGGGGTGGACTATCCCTCGCCAACCTCCTCTAACTCTCGCCTCAAAGGGATGAAGTTATAG
- a CDS encoding glycosyltransferase family 2 protein, protein MKISIITPSYNQGQYIADAIESVAQQNYPHLEHIILDAQSTDNTLEVLKSYNHLPHLKWISEPDKGQSDAINKGFQMATGDIVAWLNTDDYYLPDTFTKVAHTFTQQPDASIVYSDTLLIDQNKQPLRTKQDHIFDYGVLLYYGCYIQSTTTFFKKSIIDSGHLLDISYKTCMDYEYFVRLAKLGYRFAYVPDVFAAFRWHDTNISVVYPQIRRQETVKIKHQYGYKLTSNQPLQTFLHDCTYFAYLAKRQLLKLTTPRRLHPA, encoded by the coding sequence ATGAAAATTAGCATTATCACCCCCTCCTACAACCAAGGGCAATATATTGCAGATGCGATTGAAAGCGTTGCCCAACAAAACTATCCCCATCTAGAACATATTATCCTCGATGCCCAAAGCACCGACAACACCCTAGAGGTCCTGAAAAGCTACAACCATCTCCCCCACCTCAAATGGATTTCCGAACCCGATAAAGGTCAATCAGACGCCATCAACAAAGGCTTTCAAATGGCGACAGGCGATATCGTCGCTTGGTTAAACACTGACGACTACTACCTACCCGATACCTTCACCAAAGTCGCCCACACCTTCACCCAACAGCCAGACGCCAGCATCGTCTATAGCGATACCCTACTCATCGACCAAAATAAACAACCGCTTCGGACTAAACAAGACCACATTTTTGATTACGGCGTTCTCCTCTACTACGGGTGTTATATTCAATCCACCACCACCTTTTTCAAAAAAAGCATTATCGACAGCGGACATTTACTCGATATCTCCTACAAAACCTGTATGGACTACGAATACTTTGTCCGACTGGCAAAACTCGGTTATCGCTTCGCCTACGTTCCCGATGTTTTCGCCGCCTTTCGCTGGCACGATACCAACATCAGCGTTGTTTATCCCCAAATTCGCCGCCAAGAAACCGTTAAAATCAAGCACCAATACGGCTATAAACTCACCTCTAATCAACCCTTACAAACCTTCCTGCACGACTGCACCTATTTTGCGTATTTAGCCAAACGACAACTGCTAAAACTCACCACCCCTCGCCGCCTGCATCCAGCCTAA
- a CDS encoding DNA polymerase III subunit delta', giving the protein MNAFISVVGQDAAVNLLQSAIAKQRIAPAYLFVGPSGIGKSLTAQAFIEALFCHGLSEADAFVAKQRLRDCNHPDVLWIEPTYSHQGQRLTAAEAAEAGLKRKTPPQIAISQIRDLNPFLGRPPLWANRSLVAIDQAQTMAEAAANALLKTLEEPGKATIILIAPSVSSLLPTIISRCAVVPFYRLGTEAMAKVLKRQAYGNLLERPEILALAQGSPGEAIAAWEQMQAIPPNLLEKLATPPQTWRSALELAKDVDKILDTEAQLWLIDYLQQSYWQKNYPVPLLQALETARRQLLSYANPRLVWEVMLMGMCA; this is encoded by the coding sequence ATGAATGCTTTTATTTCGGTCGTGGGACAAGACGCCGCCGTGAATTTATTGCAAAGCGCGATCGCCAAACAACGGATCGCCCCGGCTTACCTATTTGTCGGGCCGTCGGGAATTGGCAAAAGTTTGACCGCCCAAGCCTTTATCGAGGCGTTATTTTGCCACGGGTTAAGCGAGGCGGACGCCTTCGTAGCCAAACAACGCCTGCGCGATTGCAACCACCCCGATGTTCTTTGGATAGAACCCACCTACTCTCACCAAGGTCAGCGCCTCACCGCCGCCGAAGCCGCCGAAGCCGGACTGAAGCGCAAAACGCCCCCACAAATTGCCATTTCCCAAATTCGCGACCTCAACCCCTTCCTCGGTCGCCCTCCCCTGTGGGCTAACCGTTCCCTGGTGGCGATCGACCAAGCGCAAACGATGGCAGAAGCGGCGGCTAACGCCCTCTTGAAGACCTTAGAAGAACCGGGAAAAGCCACAATCATCTTAATTGCCCCTAGCGTTTCTTCCTTGCTGCCCACCATTATCTCGCGCTGCGCGGTCGTCCCGTTTTACCGCCTGGGGACAGAAGCAATGGCCAAGGTGTTGAAGCGCCAAGCCTACGGAAACTTACTAGAACGCCCGGAAATTCTGGCACTCGCCCAAGGCAGTCCTGGAGAAGCGATCGCCGCCTGGGAACAAATGCAAGCTATTCCCCCCAACTTACTCGAAAAGTTGGCAACCCCTCCGCAAACCTGGCGATCTGCCCTGGAACTGGCTAAGGATGTGGATAAAATTCTCGATACTGAGGCGCAATTGTGGCTAATTGACTATTTGCAGCAAAGTTATTGGCAAAAAAACTACCCCGTTCCCCTGTTGCAAGCTTTAGAAACCGCCCGCCGCCAACTCCTGAGTTATGCAAATCCGCGTTTAGTCTGGGAAGTGATGCTGATGGGGATGTGTGCTTAG
- a CDS encoding TIGR03792 family protein, giving the protein MVIEWLRFQVPTALREKFIQLDDRIWSPFLASYPGYLSKEIWINPDEETEIAIAIRWESLEAWKSIPSERLQQVEAEFSQAMSGDYQLLEGKAYQVRKFPQTAPTS; this is encoded by the coding sequence ATGGTTATTGAGTGGTTACGATTTCAGGTTCCTACCGCCTTACGAGAAAAGTTTATTCAGCTAGACGATCGCATTTGGAGTCCCTTTTTAGCCAGCTACCCCGGCTATCTGAGTAAAGAGATTTGGATTAACCCGGATGAGGAAACAGAAATTGCGATCGCCATTCGTTGGGAAAGCCTAGAAGCCTGGAAATCCATCCCTTCCGAACGCCTCCAGCAAGTGGAAGCCGAATTTTCCCAAGCCATGTCAGGAGACTATCAACTCCTCGAAGGCAAAGCCTATCAAGTACGAAAATTTCCCCAAACTGCCCCCACAAGCTAG
- a CDS encoding cellulase family glycosylhydrolase, translating to MMIKQLRYSGLFILSVLLSFCLQQQSLPFFASSGNPSVFAPTSKPIPASLFNLNLINLDYGASWPSIPFRIWRNFYADWPLLEPRQGEWNFATLDRDMALAEQQGVEVMLILKETPTWASARPEEPGCCYPNPPNGAVAEAKNIEDWKNYVRTVATRYRGRVRYYELWNEPNVPRFYSGTIEQLVRLNQAAYQVLKQVDPNITVVSSGLSPYGEHLRYFERYLALGGGQAADVIGYHFYVAPHAPEAMLPVIRHVQALMAKYQVADKPLWNTEMGWRMENSDQNIEDETWAGRPLNSRDAVAYLARSYILNWAAGVEQVYWYAWGHRSMGLTDYNLKRPKAVARAYTELQRWLVGSTLKQCETRQRAWICQLQRSDGSMAWMVWNPNRNQRLELPPEWGVRQMQELSGKRHSLVGRNHVKMHPTPLLLESQPT from the coding sequence ATGATGATTAAACAATTGCGTTATAGCGGGTTATTTATTCTTTCGGTATTACTCTCGTTTTGTTTGCAGCAGCAAAGCTTGCCCTTTTTTGCTTCATCGGGCAATCCTTCTGTGTTTGCCCCGACTTCAAAACCGATTCCGGCGAGTCTATTTAACCTAAATCTGATTAACCTGGATTATGGGGCAAGTTGGCCGAGTATTCCTTTCCGAATTTGGCGTAACTTCTATGCAGATTGGCCGCTACTGGAACCCCGCCAGGGCGAGTGGAATTTTGCCACCCTTGACCGAGATATGGCCCTTGCCGAACAGCAAGGGGTAGAGGTGATGCTGATTCTCAAGGAAACGCCAACTTGGGCATCTGCCCGCCCAGAGGAACCGGGATGTTGCTACCCTAACCCGCCAAATGGGGCTGTGGCTGAAGCCAAAAATATTGAAGATTGGAAAAATTACGTCCGTACCGTGGCGACTCGCTACCGAGGGCGCGTCCGCTATTACGAACTGTGGAACGAACCGAATGTGCCGCGCTTCTATTCGGGGACAATTGAACAGTTGGTGCGCCTCAACCAAGCAGCTTATCAAGTCCTCAAACAGGTTGACCCAAATATTACGGTGGTGTCTTCTGGGCTGTCTCCCTATGGCGAACATTTACGTTATTTTGAGCGATATTTAGCGTTGGGAGGGGGTCAGGCGGCGGATGTGATTGGCTATCACTTTTATGTCGCGCCCCATGCCCCGGAGGCCATGCTACCCGTCATTCGTCACGTTCAGGCGTTGATGGCGAAGTACCAAGTAGCAGATAAGCCCCTATGGAATACTGAGATGGGGTGGAGAATGGAGAATTCCGACCAAAATATTGAGGATGAAACTTGGGCGGGAAGACCTTTGAATTCTAGGGATGCGGTGGCATATTTGGCGCGGTCTTATATTCTCAATTGGGCGGCTGGGGTAGAACAGGTTTATTGGTATGCGTGGGGTCATCGCAGTATGGGGCTAACGGATTATAACCTCAAGCGTCCGAAGGCAGTAGCCAGGGCTTATACAGAACTTCAGCGTTGGTTGGTGGGTTCGACACTAAAGCAATGCGAAACCCGCCAACGGGCTTGGATTTGTCAGTTGCAACGTTCTGATGGTTCGATGGCTTGGATGGTTTGGAATCCTAACCGCAATCAACGTTTGGAACTTCCCCCAGAATGGGGCGTTCGGCAAATGCAAGAGTTATCAGGGAAACGCCATTCTTTGGTTGGGCGCAATCATGTCAAGATGCATCCCACGCCGTTGTTGCTGGAGTCTCAACCGACATGA
- a CDS encoding zinc ribbon domain-containing protein: MPECPTCHQTVDAKALNCPYCRTPLKAFGHPGIPLHRATGSESLCETCTYHADDTCNYPQRPDARECTMYQNLAETQQQEMMRHSLANRSGFNLVSVQKWIQRNPLVAILLALVLVSLLLAQ; the protein is encoded by the coding sequence ATGCCGGAGTGTCCCACCTGCCATCAAACCGTTGATGCGAAAGCGCTAAACTGTCCCTATTGTCGCACGCCCCTCAAAGCCTTCGGTCATCCTGGCATTCCCCTGCATCGCGCCACCGGAAGCGAATCTCTATGCGAGACTTGCACCTACCACGCCGACGACACCTGCAACTATCCCCAACGCCCCGACGCCCGCGAGTGTACGATGTATCAAAACCTGGCTGAAACCCAGCAGCAAGAGATGATGCGCCATTCATTAGCCAACCGTTCTGGCTTCAATCTCGTCTCTGTACAAAAGTGGATTCAAAGAAATCCCCTAGTCGCAATCTTGTTGGCTTTAGTGCTAGTCAGTTTATTGCTAGCTCAATAG
- a CDS encoding glycosyltransferase family 4 protein, which produces MNSSQPILIATLMREQGETGVQTYFNMLRDYLVQIGRKTAIITPFSYFSWLVIPVFALRKLIDPLNGEWSVGWYRYWHYFFLKQALKQSLQKVAKPGIHPLIYAQCPLSAKAALEVRQHPQQKVVMVVHFNVSQAEEWAEKGKIQVKGNLYRTIQELEEKILPQLDGIVYVSQFMQHQVETRIPASKALNKTCLPCFIAKPTPLNPLEKKRDLINIGTLEPRKNQAYLLEVLAAAKKQGFHYSLSLVGDGSDRSKLEQLADTLGITEQVKFWGFQPQASQLLASHRLYVHSAKIDNLPISLLEALASGLPLLAGAVGGIPEIFNSGVEGYFWTLDNPEFAVKQLIEILENKSLYQALSQAAESRFHGCFETSKIVNKLLLFFDQISPSQSKLQLL; this is translated from the coding sequence ATGAACTCCTCCCAACCCATCCTCATCGCCACCTTAATGCGCGAACAGGGAGAAACTGGCGTCCAAACTTACTTTAATATGCTGCGGGATTACCTCGTTCAAATCGGTCGAAAAACCGCAATTATTACCCCTTTTTCTTACTTCTCTTGGCTCGTTATTCCTGTTTTTGCCCTCCGCAAACTCATCGATCCGCTCAATGGCGAATGGAGTGTAGGGTGGTATCGTTACTGGCACTATTTTTTTCTTAAGCAGGCTTTAAAGCAGTCCCTACAAAAAGTTGCCAAACCTGGAATTCATCCCCTCATCTATGCTCAATGTCCCCTTTCCGCCAAGGCAGCCTTAGAAGTTCGTCAACATCCTCAGCAAAAAGTGGTAATGGTCGTTCACTTTAATGTTTCTCAGGCGGAGGAGTGGGCAGAAAAAGGCAAAATACAGGTTAAGGGAAACCTTTATCGAACAATTCAAGAGTTAGAGGAAAAGATATTACCTCAACTCGATGGAATTGTCTATGTTTCTCAATTTATGCAACATCAAGTAGAAACGCGAATCCCTGCTTCTAAAGCGTTAAACAAAACTTGTCTTCCTTGCTTTATTGCCAAGCCAACTCCCTTAAATCCTCTAGAAAAAAAGCGCGACTTAATTAATATTGGCACCCTAGAGCCTCGTAAAAATCAAGCTTACCTATTGGAAGTTCTAGCAGCGGCTAAAAAACAGGGTTTCCATTACTCCTTAAGCTTGGTTGGAGACGGTTCCGATAGATCCAAATTAGAACAGCTTGCTGACACTCTAGGAATTACAGAACAAGTCAAATTTTGGGGATTTCAGCCGCAAGCTTCTCAACTCCTGGCTAGCCATCGCCTTTATGTTCATAGCGCCAAAATAGATAACTTGCCCATCTCCCTATTAGAAGCTTTAGCTTCGGGTTTGCCCCTACTAGCGGGAGCCGTTGGAGGCATTCCTGAAATTTTCAATTCAGGAGTAGAAGGCTATTTTTGGACTTTAGATAACCCTGAGTTCGCAGTCAAACAACTCATAGAAATATTAGAGAATAAAAGCTTATATCAAGCATTGTCTCAAGCTGCTGAATCCCGCTTTCATGGCTGTTTTGAAACTTCTAAGATTGTAAATAAACTTTTGCTATTTTTTGACCAAATTAGCCCTTCTCAATCAAAACTCCAACTTCTCTAG